A genomic window from Astatotilapia calliptera chromosome 12, fAstCal1.2, whole genome shotgun sequence includes:
- the LOC113033559 gene encoding glutamic acid-rich protein-like isoform X2, whose translation MDPTFVSENLELKTAKEENASLKEKIAVLEDAHKMEVSSLQEELKLKDEALQRCVKKRRARTKAWVELLHESTIKDMEINTREQHWSSKWQSTEKSLKEEKEKVEELQIKNKLLMENLQENLDEWKNVLQELAPDADHQEETLETNSQEEKLENHEGEEKGTDKPRKDKKKQEEKEEKQETKEDIEENLERKSDEKMEEKTATEDLNPNLCLVPIPLTPSDSCPLPQLNPSTSSLPYPPSRALSYSSPSSYSLRKTLSLHTFPQSSSQPYSVSRAPSYYLPLFSKPVQPIKSDEMFDLLFCSF comes from the exons ATGGACCCAACATTTGTCTCAGAAAATCTG GAGTTGAAGACTGCAAAGGAGGAAAATGCATCTTTGAAGGAGAAGATTGCCGTCCTTGAAGATGCTCACAAAATGGAAGTGAGTAGCCTCCAAGAAGAGCTCAAACTCAAGGATGAGGCGCTTCAAAGATGTGTGAAGAAAAGAAGAGCTCGAACCAAAGCCTGGGTAGAACTCCTCCATGAATCGACCATAAAAGACATGGAGATAAACACCAGGGAACAACACTGGAGCAGCAAGTGGCAATCAACCGAGAAGAGCCTGAAAGAGGAGAAGGAAAAAGTGGAGGAGCTCCAAATTAAGAACAAGCTTCTGATGGAGAACTTACAGGAAAATCTGGACGAATGGAAGAACGTCCTTCAG GAGCTTGCACCCGATGCTGACCACCAGGAAGAAACCCTGGAAACAAATTCCCAAGAGGAAAAGCTGGAAAACCACGAGGGAGAAGAGAAGGGAACGGACAAACCAAGAAAGGACAAGAAAAagcaggaggaaaaggaggaaaagcagGAAACAAAAGAGGACATCGAAGAAAACCTTGAGAGAAAAAGTGACGAGAAGATGGAGGAGAAAACAGCAACTGAAGATCTAAACCCAAACCTCTGTCTGGTTCCCATCCCTCTCACTCCCTCCGACTCTTGCCCTTTACCCCAACTCAACCCCTCTACCTCCTCCCTACCTTACCCACCCTCTCGTGCTCTTTCCTACTCTTCACCCAGCTCTTATTCTTTACGCAAAACCCTCAGTCTCCACACCTTCCCCCAATCCTCCTCCCAACCTTACTCGGTCTCTCGTGCTCCCTCCTACTATTTACCCTTGTTTTCCAAACCTGTGCAGCCCATAAAGTCTGATGAAATGTTTGATCtgcttttttgttcattttaa
- the LOC113033559 gene encoding glutamic acid-rich protein-like isoform X1, with protein MDPTFVSENLASWPVQTSAADMKQQQEANKIAESETVQELKDALHFATQELKTAKEENASLKEKIAVLEDAHKMEVSSLQEELKLKDEALQRCVKKRRARTKAWVELLHESTIKDMEINTREQHWSSKWQSTEKSLKEEKEKVEELQIKNKLLMENLQENLDEWKNVLQELAPDADHQEETLETNSQEEKLENHEGEEKGTDKPRKDKKKQEEKEEKQETKEDIEENLERKSDEKMEEKTATEDLNPNLCLVPIPLTPSDSCPLPQLNPSTSSLPYPPSRALSYSSPSSYSLRKTLSLHTFPQSSSQPYSVSRAPSYYLPLFSKPVQPIKSDEMFDLLFCSF; from the exons ATGGACCCAACATTTGTCTCAGAAAATCTG GCATCTTGGCCAGTGCAGACTAGCGCTGCTGATatgaaacagcagcaggaagctAACAAGATTGCTGAAAGTGAAACGGTGCAAGAATTAAAAGATGCACTCCATTTTGCCACTCAGGAGTTGAAGACTGCAAAGGAGGAAAATGCATCTTTGAAGGAGAAGATTGCCGTCCTTGAAGATGCTCACAAAATGGAAGTGAGTAGCCTCCAAGAAGAGCTCAAACTCAAGGATGAGGCGCTTCAAAGATGTGTGAAGAAAAGAAGAGCTCGAACCAAAGCCTGGGTAGAACTCCTCCATGAATCGACCATAAAAGACATGGAGATAAACACCAGGGAACAACACTGGAGCAGCAAGTGGCAATCAACCGAGAAGAGCCTGAAAGAGGAGAAGGAAAAAGTGGAGGAGCTCCAAATTAAGAACAAGCTTCTGATGGAGAACTTACAGGAAAATCTGGACGAATGGAAGAACGTCCTTCAG GAGCTTGCACCCGATGCTGACCACCAGGAAGAAACCCTGGAAACAAATTCCCAAGAGGAAAAGCTGGAAAACCACGAGGGAGAAGAGAAGGGAACGGACAAACCAAGAAAGGACAAGAAAAagcaggaggaaaaggaggaaaagcagGAAACAAAAGAGGACATCGAAGAAAACCTTGAGAGAAAAAGTGACGAGAAGATGGAGGAGAAAACAGCAACTGAAGATCTAAACCCAAACCTCTGTCTGGTTCCCATCCCTCTCACTCCCTCCGACTCTTGCCCTTTACCCCAACTCAACCCCTCTACCTCCTCCCTACCTTACCCACCCTCTCGTGCTCTTTCCTACTCTTCACCCAGCTCTTATTCTTTACGCAAAACCCTCAGTCTCCACACCTTCCCCCAATCCTCCTCCCAACCTTACTCGGTCTCTCGTGCTCCCTCCTACTATTTACCCTTGTTTTCCAAACCTGTGCAGCCCATAAAGTCTGATGAAATGTTTGATCtgcttttttgttcattttaa